Below is a genomic region from Desulfovibrio intestinalis.
TAAAGCTGCCGCGCAGGGCTTGGCCCGCTTCTTCAATCAGAACATGGAACGAACGGGCAAGAGTGCCTGCGCAGTCGGCAAGCATTGGGTATTTGATTTTGGCGATACTGGGTGAAGCGTCTGCCCACGCTTTGTGTACGAAGGCGCTATCGCATGAAACAGAGTAGATTTCGCAGTTAAGCTTTTTAAAATCGTCGTACATTTCAGCAATGTCTTCGAGTTCCGTGGGGCACACAAAGGTAAAGTCCGCCGGATAGAAAAAAAATACAGACCAGTGTCCGAGCAGGTCGAGGTCGCAGACAGTTTTCAGATCGCCAGCCTGATAGGCCTGCACAGAAAAGGGTTCTACCTTTGTGTTGATCAGATTGGACATGATGTTTTCCTTTTTTTCTGCGGACGGTTTCAATGTCCGGCAAAGGTGAGGTTTGCTCTTTTTTGAAAACAGTATTCAGTCTCAATATGTCTGTCAAGTGAATCAGCAGAGTCAGGACAAATGGTATTTGAAATGCGCTCTAAATTGAAGCCCGTTATGAATCCTTTGTTTTTTCATCCCTCTGCACAGGCTATGCGGCTCACGGCAATGGGGCAATGTGCTCACGGTGTTTGCGCTTTCGGGATATTCGGCTGAATCAGGCATTTGTAATCCATTGCTTTTTACCTGAAAGTACGTCACAAGTAATGCTGTGTATATTGAAACTCAAGCTGAATCCGCCCCAAAAGCATCTTCTGTTTTTACATGGCGCGAGACGGAAAAATATTTTATTATGCAACCGGGGGTAGGCAAATTATGACAGCAAAACAGCGCAACGCCTGCCTGGCGGACTTTTTGGAGTTCATGAACCATAAGGGACTGAACACCACGTCGCAACGGCGTATCATAGCCGAAGCCTTTTTTGAGCTGCCGGGCCACCATTCTCTTGAAGAGTTTTATCAGCACATTCTGCAACGCGATCCGGGTATCGGGCGGACCACGGTATACCGTACCCTGAAACTGCTTTGTGACGCCGGAATGGCTATGGAAATCCATTTCAGTGACGGCATCACCCGCTACGAAGTCGCCAAGCCGGACAGCCATCATGACCACCTTGTCTGCCTGCAGTGCGGCAAGATTGTGGAAATCTGCGATCCGCGCATTGAAAAGCTTCAGCGTGAAATGGCTGAAAAGTATGGGTTCAAGCTTCGCGGGCACGTGCATAATCTTTATGGGCTGTGCGAATCCTGCCGGGCTGAGGCCGCCGCGGAAGATATTTAGGTTTTCGCTTCCGTCAGGCGGGGCTGCATTACCCTTCCTGTGCTCTATGCATCAAAAACCGTAGCGGTGTGAAATTACCGTGTTTGTCTGGGGTTTACGCCAAAGACACAAACGGTTTTTGCGTTGTTCAGCCATGCGTGGGCATGTTCAGGTTTTGAGCATCTGTCTTCCCAGTTGATTTGCCGCATATGGGGCAAATCTGGATAACATTCTCCCCACTAATACACAGAAACTCGATCAACGCCCAAAGGCGTTGTCGAGTCTTTTGCTTGCGAACTTGACTTTCATTTTCGTCAAGAGCAAAATATTTTCATGAGGTGATTCACATGGACACACAACTGATTGTCGTAGCACTTTGTATTGCAGGCGCGGCTTTTTTTATTATTCGACGTATGGTGCGGGCCGTAAATAAAGGCCAGTGCGGTTGCGGCTGCGACGGTGGCTGCGGAAGCCCTGACAAACCAAAAGAAATGTCTTGCTGCTGCTCGGGCAAGACTACAGACGCTGACGCTCAACGCCTGGAAGCTTCGCGTATTGATTCAGGACGCAAGGCTGACAGCTAGGCTTTTAGCTTTGTTAATCTGCTCTTAAAAGAGGCAAGGAAGATTTTTGTCGGCCATGCCTTGCTTGAAACGTCTTCTGGTCTCCATCCGGCTGGTTGCTACTGTGTTTTCAAGCATATGGTTTGCTCCCGCTCCGGTAATCCGGCAAAGTTTTTTCTTTATCATCGCCCCTCCGCTCGCAGTCTGGTGTTGCCGTGCCTCACCTGACTGCGAGATAGTACGGCCCCGGAGTTTTCTCCGGGGCCGTCACTTTGGTTGCGCAAGCATTACTAGAGAAGGGCGCACATATGCTTATTTGTGTGCGGCAGGCAGGCGATATTCAGCGTAGATGTTTTTTCAGAACAGCAAGGCCAGTCACTGGCCGTTCAGCGTGGCCGCAAGGGCTGCCACAGCTGCCATTTAAAAAAAGAATCAAGGCCGCTGAAATCCCCCTTGAAAGGCATTGCGCCGGAAGAACATTATTAATCTGAAAAGGTGAGATTTCTGAACCAGTCCGGCACCGCCACAGGGCGGCCTTCCTTATTCACCAGCGCATGCTGAGTCATACCCGTGGCCAGCAGGCGCGTCTTGTCCTCGTTCCATAACTCATATACAAAGCGCAAGGAGGCACGTGTCCATTCGCTGATGCCAGCGCGCACCTGTAAAAGGTCGTCGTAATGGGCTGGCGAACGGTAGCGGCACTGCGCCTCACGAACGGGCAGAATGATGCCCTTTTTTTCCACCTCGGCGTAGCTCATGCCGCAGCGGCGGATGTATTCGCCACGGGCGCGTTCAAAGAGGTGCAGATATTCAGCGTAATAAAGAACACCCATCGTGTCCGTTTCTCCGTAAGAAACGCGGTGGGGCATCCAGATATTAGGAATGGGGAAAGTGTCATGCACGAAAAAGCTCCTTGTTTATATGTATCTTGCAGCTCTGATTCGGCCTGGAGCCAGCGTGGCCAAAGGTCTGGCCTGGCGTTACTGCTGCTTATGTGCCTGGTGTTGGGCGCTTGCGCCAAAACAGTAACCCCGCCCGCGCCGGAGCCTGTGGGGCCGCCTGTGGGCTTTGAAAGCCCAGAATTTTTTGTGAGCTGTCTGGTACCCCGCAACCAGGATTTGACCAGTTGGAAGGACATGGCCCCTACCGTGCGAAAGTCTTTGCGCTATGTCAACAGCAAGCCCCAGGGCGCTATTGCAGTGCAAAGGCCCGGCCTTACCGTTACCTGGGGTGAACTTTCGCGCACACTTACGCGTCTGCAAGAGTTGCTGCCCCGCCTGGACAAGGAGCCGGAGCTTTTTCTTGCCAACTTTACATGGGTGCAGGTGCCTGACGGTATAAAATACTCGGGCTACTATGAACCTATGGTTCGCGCCAGTCGTACACGCAAGCCGGGTTATACCCAGGCGATTTACGGTTTGCCGCCGGATCTCAAGTCTGTGGTTGCCAAACGTGGCCGCTATCATGACCGCAGGACCATTGAAGAAAAGCAGGTGCTTGCGGGCAAGGGGCTTGAACTGGCCTGGGCCGCTGACCCTGTGGACGTGTTCTTTTTGGAGATACAGGGGTCCGGCAGGCTGGTTTTTGACGACGGCACCCAGGCATACATCAACTATGCCGGACAAAATGGGCACAAATACAAAAGTTCGGGCCGCATCATGCGCGAAAAAGGGCTGCTCAAACAGGGCGACATTTTTGAGCAGCGGCAATGGTTCAAGGACAACCCGCACCGTGTGCGCGAAATCCTTAACGATAACCCGAGCTATGTCTTTTTCAAATACGGCAGCCGTGGCCCCACGGGGGCTATGGGCCATGTGGTTGACGACTGGCTTTCCCTGGCCACAGACCGCACCTTTATTCCCCTTGGCTCCATCGTGGCCTATGGCGTGAACATTCCTGACCAGCAGCGCGGCAAAGTGCCCCTGCGCGGTATTGGCTTTGCGCAGGACGTGGGCGGGGCCATCAAGAAAAACCGTATCGACGTCTTTTGTGGCGGCGAAGAGCGCGGTAACTTTGTGGCCAGCCATCTGGACGCCAAGGGACCAGCCTGGGTTCTTCTGGCAAAATAGGTACAAAGCCTGACTATAGAGACAGCCCCTGGAGCAGAGTAACCTTGAAAAAGGTTACATGATCTAATCCAGATCAGGGCCTACGGATTTTGCAATACGCAGGGCGCCATTGGCCCCGGATGTTGTCGAAGGATAATTGCGTAAAAAGACAAGGCGCGCCCCCTGAGGGGCGCGCCTTTCTGCGTGTTTGGGTATGCCGTGGTGAGCTACCTAGCCGAGGAAGGCCTTGAGGTCGTCCTGCGGATTGGAGACGCCGCCGATCTTGAACTGCTCAACCAGTACCTTGACCACATTGGGCGAAAGGAAGGCAGGCAGGGTGGGTCCAAGATGGATATTCTTTACGCCAAGGCTGAGCAGGGCCAGCAGCACGATAACTGCCTTCTGTTCGTACCAGGCGATGTTGTAAACGATGGGCAGGTCGTTCACGTCCTCAAGGCCGAAAACTTCCTTGAGCTTGAGTGCGATGACGGCCAGGGAGTACGAGTCGTTGCACTGCCCGGCGTCCAGCACGCGGGGGATGCCGCCGATGTCGCCGAGGTTGAGCTTGTTGTAGCGGTATTTGGCGCAGCCAGCGGTAAGGATGACCGTATCCTTGGGCAGGCCTGCAGCGAATTCAGTGTAGTAGTCGCGGGACTTGGCGCGGCCATCGCAGCCGGCCATGACCACAAACTTCTTGATAGCGCCGGACTTCACGGCGTCAATAACCTTGTCGGCCAGGGCCAGCACCTGATTGTGCGCGAAGCCGCCGATGATTTCGCCGGTTTCAATTTCCGTGGGCGCGGGGCAGGTCTTGGCGTGAGCGATGATGGCGCTGAAGTCTTTGTGTTCGCCGATTTCACCGGGGATGTGCTTGCAGCCCGTGAAGCCCACGATGCCCGTGGTGTACACGCGGTCCTTGTAGCTTTCCTTGGGGGGCACAAGGCAGTTGGTGGTCAGCAGGAGGGGGCCGTTGAAGCTTTCAAATTCTTCCTTCTGCTTCCACCACGCGTTGCCGTAGTTGCCCTTGAAGTGGGCGTACTTCTTGAATGCGGGGTAGTAGTGGGCGGGCAGCATTTCAGAGTGGGTGTACACGTCAACGCCCGTGCCTTCGGTCTGCTGCAACAGCATTTCCAGGTCCCGCAGGTCGTGGCCAGAGATCAGGATGCCGGGGTTGGTGCCCACGCCAATGTTGACCTTGGTGATTTCGGGGTGGCCGTAGGTGCCGGTGTTGGCGGCATCCAGCAGGGCCATTGCAGACACGCCGAACTTGCCGGTTTCAAGGGTCAGGCCTACGAGATCGCCGACGCTCAGGCTGTCGTCCAGCGTTTTGGCAAGGGTTTCCTGCATAAAGGCGTCAAGGCTGTCTTCATGCTTGCCAAGCACGTCGGCGTGCTTGGCGTAGGCAGCCATGCCCTTGAGGCCAAAGGTGATGAGCCAGCGCAGGGAGCGCATGTCGTCGTCAGTGGTAGCCATAACGCCCACGGTTCCGGCCTTGGCGAGCATGGCGGTTTTGTCGTCGGCTTCCCACAGGGCGGCGTCGCTGAGTCCGGCCTTGTTGCCAAGAGTGGCGGCCAGTTCTTTTTTGGCGCTACAGGTCATGCGGATGCGCTGGGCCAGAATATCGTCGTCAAAGTTGGCGTTGGTGATGGTGGCAAAAAGGTTGCCCACAACCAGCTGGTCGATCTTGTGGTCAATGGCCTTGCCTTCGGCGCGAAGGCGGGTGGTGATCTGGCCAAGGCCCTTGCTCACATACACCAGCACGTCTTGAAGAGCGGCGGTTTCAGGTTTTTTGCCGCACACGCCAACCTGGGTGCAACCCTTGTTGCCTACGGTTTCCTGACACTGATAGCAGAACATGGCATTACTCATGGTAGTATCCTTATTGCAGCTCCGTTGCGGCGGAGGCTAGGGTGAACCCGCACCTGGCGGGCACGGCAGCATTGGAATCTATTGAATTTCAGTGGGAAAAACGACAACCAGCAACATCTTGAAGCGCTCCAGCGCGCTGACGGAGTGAGGCTGCCCTGCGGGCATCACGATGGCTTCGCCCGCCTTGATGGAGGTGGCCTGTCCGCTGATGTTGACCTGAGCCTGACCATCCAGGGCCAGTACAAAGGCGTCGCCCGTGGAGGTGTGGGCGCTGATTTCCTCTCCCTTGTCAAAAGCGAAGAGTGTCATTCCCACAGCAGCATTTTGAATCAGCGTCTTGCTGGCTATCTGGCCGGGCTGGTACTCCACCTGCGCTGCAAGGGGCAGAGCGGTGGCGTAATCGAGATTTCTGAGGAAGTGTTGCATGGGGTCCTCCTTGGCTTTGACGATTCCTGTATAGCAAGGGGGAGTATCTGCGTCCGTAACAAATGTTACGGAACAAAATAATCGTAAAATTCTTTTAGCCGTTCAGGGTGGGGCAGGGCGATGGCTTTTCCGTGTATGTCCAGCAAACCCTCGTCGCGCATGGCTGCCAGCTCGCGCGAGAGCGAGGGGCGCGTTACGCCCAGAAAGTCTGCCATCTGTTCACGGTTCATTCCCAGAACCAGCGAACCGTCCGGGGAGCGGTGCTCAAGCAGCAGGGCGGCGATTTTGCGGCGCAGACTGCCCGATGAGAGCAGCGACACCCGGCGGGTCAAAAAAAAGGCTTTGCGCGCAAAGACAGAAAGCATGTTGCGGATGATCTGCGCGTGCATGGCACAACGCTTTTCACAGGTGGAATAAAAAAATTTGGCGGGTATGGCCAGAACGCGCACCGGGCTTTCAGCCTGCACGCTACAGCCGTAGGTGGATTGGTCCAGAAAAACATATACCTCGCCAAAGAGGTCGCCGGGCCGGTCGATGCGGGCCATGACCGCGCGCCTGCCGTCTGCGCCGTCACGTCCAACAGTGACAGACCCTTCAAGCAAGACAAACAGCCGGTTGGGGGAATCAGTTTCGCAAAAAACCATGCCGCCCTTGCCATATTTTTTTTCAACAGCTCCGCTGCATCCCAGGCATAGCCTGGCGTCATCCGAGCTCATATGGGCAAAAAGGTCACAGTTTTTCAGGGCCTGATCCATATTCCTTCCATCCATTATTGGAGAAAATCGACACCAAAGACCAGTGCCGATTATGACGCGTTTGAAGTCAGTATACACAAAAGGGGATAAAATGCACATCACTAAGTTTGGCTTTACCCAAATCGCATGCACCCAAAGTAAAAAGCTTTTCAGGCTTCAGAGAACTGGCGCACCATCGGTTTTTTGATTGGCAGATATGGTTGGCATTGGGGGCGATGCGGTTGGGCCAAAGGCAAACGAAGGATTATGAGCAATGTGGGATAATGCCGTCTTTTCGAGACGGGCAGGAATTAACGAGGTCGTAATGACGTAAAAAAGCCCGTTTCCGGGCTTTTTTACGTCAAACATGATTCGTGGTGCGTCCTCAATATTATAGCGAAGGCAGCCCCAGCAGCACACGGGCAGACACCGCCACCTGCATGAGCACCTGAGAGATGTCCTTGATGGCCTGCATATTTTTGGATTCAACCTTTGGCAGCACGAGTATCTGGTCGCCGGGCATGATGTCGTCCCCGCCCTGCGTCACAGAACCGTTCTGGTGCATGACCAGAATCTTGTCGCTGTCTGCACGGTTGGTCAGGCCGCCCGCGCCCTTGATGTAGTCGCTGGAGTCTTTCTTTTTGGCCCAAAGCATGGCCTGGGGCACCATAACTTCACCGCTTACCAGAACGACATCGCTCTTGGTGGGAATGACGATAATATCGCCTTCTTCCAGACTCAGGTCGGCCTTGTTGGTGCCGCCGTCCAGAACAACCACGCCTTCGGGTTCCACAGCCTTGGCGCGCTCCACAAACTTGGAAACCATTTCGGCTTCCTTGGCGCGAATTTGCGCTTCTTCAGTACTGGCCGAAGAGGCGGTGAGGGCAGTTTCTTCCAGACGGCGCAATGAGTCGGCTATGGCCTTTTTCTGCCGGGCGGCCACGCTTTTGCGCTTGATGTACATAGCATCAAGATTGGCGCGCTCGGGCTCCACGGCAATAAAGTTTTTCACGTCGCGCAGGCGTGCGCCCTGGCGTACTGGAAAGCGCGAAGCGCCGCGTACTGCGCCCTGCACTTCAATCATTATGGTGTTGCCGGACGCGTCAGCGATAAACTGTATTTTATCGCCGTCTTCAAGGCGCAGGCTGCGCAGATCCTTGAGGGGCAGGTAGGTGCTGTAAGGCGCTCCGTTGCGCGTGCCGTTGAGGGCAATGTGCGATGTGCGGCCCTCGGGGTCGGCCAGTTCGATCAAAGCCGCGCCCGTTGCCTGATTTTTGGGGAATTCAAAAAGCGCCGAATTGCGTACGGTTCCAGTGGCTGTAATTGTGGGGCCCTTTTCGCCCACCACCAGCGTGTCGCCGTCCTGCAAGCGCACTGCGGGCAGCACGCCCTTGCGGGCAAAGGGGTAGAGATCAAGGTTCGCTACCGACTTGCCGTCGCGCATTAGGTGTATATCGCGGTAACTGCCGCGCACAGGGTCAAGGCCGCCTGCCTTGTCCAGAAAGCTCAGCAGCGGGTCATTGGGGCCGCCAGTGTAGCTTCCGGGGCGGGTCACGCCGCCCGTCACAAAAATGGCCACG
It encodes:
- a CDS encoding acyl-CoA thioesterase yields the protein MPHRVSYGETDTMGVLYYAEYLHLFERARGEYIRRCGMSYAEVEKKGIILPVREAQCRYRSPAHYDDLLQVRAGISEWTRASLRFVYELWNEDKTRLLATGMTQHALVNKEGRPVAVPDWFRNLTFSD
- a CDS encoding polysaccharide biosynthesis/export family protein, with the protein product MLQKNYFFVILALLTLCGTAQAEDNVRPYAANLFQGNFAQNKEGSVIAPGDRVVVRLWGGDLNVDRTLTVGPDGHMNLPEVGDMPVAGLAYDKLIDALRSKLAANGHPNAQIYAAPLDARPVAIFVTGGVTRPGSYTGGPNDPLLSFLDKAGGLDPVRGSYRDIHLMRDGKSVANLDLYPFARKGVLPAVRLQDGDTLVVGEKGPTITATGTVRNSALFEFPKNQATGAALIELADPEGRTSHIALNGTRNGAPYSTYLPLKDLRSLRLEDGDKIQFIADASGNTIMIEVQGAVRGASRFPVRQGARLRDVKNFIAVEPERANLDAMYIKRKSVAARQKKAIADSLRRLEETALTASSASTEEAQIRAKEAEMVSKFVERAKAVEPEGVVVLDGGTNKADLSLEEGDIIVIPTKSDVVLVSGEVMVPQAMLWAKKKDSSDYIKGAGGLTNRADSDKILVMHQNGSVTQGGDDIMPGDQILVLPKVESKNMQAIKDISQVLMQVAVSARVLLGLPSL
- the ahpC gene encoding alkyl hydroperoxide reductase subunit C — translated: MSNLINTKVEPFSVQAYQAGDLKTVCDLDLLGHWSVFFFYPADFTFVCPTELEDIAEMYDDFKKLNCEIYSVSCDSAFVHKAWADASPSIAKIKYPMLADCAGTLARSFHVLIEEAGQALRGSFIVNPEGVIKAYEVHDLGIGRNAEELLRKLEAAQFVAEHGDQVCPARWKPGKATLKPGLDLVGKL
- a CDS encoding Fur family transcriptional regulator, translating into MTAKQRNACLADFLEFMNHKGLNTTSQRRIIAEAFFELPGHHSLEEFYQHILQRDPGIGRTTVYRTLKLLCDAGMAMEIHFSDGITRYEVAKPDSHHDHLVCLQCGKIVEICDPRIEKLQREMAEKYGFKLRGHVHNLYGLCESCRAEAAAEDI
- a CDS encoding MltA domain-containing protein produces the protein MHEKAPCLYVSCSSDSAWSQRGQRSGLALLLLMCLVLGACAKTVTPPAPEPVGPPVGFESPEFFVSCLVPRNQDLTSWKDMAPTVRKSLRYVNSKPQGAIAVQRPGLTVTWGELSRTLTRLQELLPRLDKEPELFLANFTWVQVPDGIKYSGYYEPMVRASRTRKPGYTQAIYGLPPDLKSVVAKRGRYHDRRTIEEKQVLAGKGLELAWAADPVDVFFLEIQGSGRLVFDDGTQAYINYAGQNGHKYKSSGRIMREKGLLKQGDIFEQRQWFKDNPHRVREILNDNPSYVFFKYGSRGPTGAMGHVVDDWLSLATDRTFIPLGSIVAYGVNIPDQQRGKVPLRGIGFAQDVGGAIKKNRIDVFCGGEERGNFVASHLDAKGPAWVLLAK
- a CDS encoding Crp/Fnr family transcriptional regulator, coding for MDQALKNCDLFAHMSSDDARLCLGCSGAVEKKYGKGGMVFCETDSPNRLFVLLEGSVTVGRDGADGRRAVMARIDRPGDLFGEVYVFLDQSTYGCSVQAESPVRVLAIPAKFFYSTCEKRCAMHAQIIRNMLSVFARKAFFLTRRVSLLSSGSLRRKIAALLLEHRSPDGSLVLGMNREQMADFLGVTRPSLSRELAAMRDEGLLDIHGKAIALPHPERLKEFYDYFVP
- the hcp gene encoding hydroxylamine reductase; translation: MFCYQCQETVGNKGCTQVGVCGKKPETAALQDVLVYVSKGLGQITTRLRAEGKAIDHKIDQLVVGNLFATITNANFDDDILAQRIRMTCSAKKELAATLGNKAGLSDAALWEADDKTAMLAKAGTVGVMATTDDDMRSLRWLITFGLKGMAAYAKHADVLGKHEDSLDAFMQETLAKTLDDSLSVGDLVGLTLETGKFGVSAMALLDAANTGTYGHPEITKVNIGVGTNPGILISGHDLRDLEMLLQQTEGTGVDVYTHSEMLPAHYYPAFKKYAHFKGNYGNAWWKQKEEFESFNGPLLLTTNCLVPPKESYKDRVYTTGIVGFTGCKHIPGEIGEHKDFSAIIAHAKTCPAPTEIETGEIIGGFAHNQVLALADKVIDAVKSGAIKKFVVMAGCDGRAKSRDYYTEFAAGLPKDTVILTAGCAKYRYNKLNLGDIGGIPRVLDAGQCNDSYSLAVIALKLKEVFGLEDVNDLPIVYNIAWYEQKAVIVLLALLSLGVKNIHLGPTLPAFLSPNVVKVLVEQFKIGGVSNPQDDLKAFLG
- a CDS encoding FeoB-associated Cys-rich membrane protein → MDTQLIVVALCIAGAAFFIIRRMVRAVNKGQCGCGCDGGCGSPDKPKEMSCCCSGKTTDADAQRLEASRIDSGRKADS
- a CDS encoding cupin domain-containing protein, which gives rise to MQHFLRNLDYATALPLAAQVEYQPGQIASKTLIQNAAVGMTLFAFDKGEEISAHTSTGDAFVLALDGQAQVNISGQATSIKAGEAIVMPAGQPHSVSALERFKMLLVVVFPTEIQ